Proteins encoded within one genomic window of Glycine soja cultivar W05 chromosome 1, ASM419377v2, whole genome shotgun sequence:
- the LOC114421211 gene encoding uncharacterized protein LOC114421211, which yields MGACASSPSAKTTAASVNKGGGGGGAPASESFRRPSSIMVMDMLGRINEYKQPIPARNVLSENPHFYLCNSETVHIGTCMPRVPDEEELLPGRIYFLVPLSHSDSPLSLPLLCDLAVKAGSALPNPNNNSYNGHRKKASVTCR from the coding sequence ATGGGCGCGTGCGCATCTTCTCCCTCCGCGAAAACGACAGCAGCAAGTGTGAACAAGGGTGGTGGTGGCGGCGGTGCACCTGCGTCGGAATCTTTCCGCCGACCGTCGTCGATCATGGTGATGGACATGCTCGGTCGAATCAACGAGTACAAACAACCAATCCCCGCGAGAAACGTGCTCTCCGAGAATCCTCATTTCTACCTCTGCAACTCGGAGACAGTGCACATCGGCACGTGCATGCCACGTGTCCCCGATGAAGAAGAGCTTCTACCTGGTCGAATCTACTTCCTCGTCCCTCTCTCGCATTCCGATTCCCCTCTGTCACTCCCTCTCCTCTGCGATCTCGCCGTTAAAGCTGGTTCCGCTCTTCCCAACCCTAATAATAACAGTTACAATGGTCACCGTAAAAAAGCCTCTGTTACGTGCCGTTAA
- the LOC114395066 gene encoding uncharacterized protein LOC114395066 has product MSILEDTGMLACKPSAVPMAADLKLNAESGSQLPDLEAYRRLIGKLLYLTISRLDICYTVHKLSQFVSDPRSGHMNAANILLRYLKHTTGQGVLFKTKSDTSLHAYVDADWGSCFDRGKSTTGYCIFFGNSLISWKAKKQKTVSKSSAEAEYRALSFVSSELTWL; this is encoded by the coding sequence ATGTCTATTTTGGAGGACACTGGAATGCTTGCTTGTAAGCCATCTGCAGTCCCTATGGCAGCTGATCTAAAATTGAATGCAGAATCAGGCTCACAACTTCCAGATCTAGAAGCTTATAGAAGACTAATTGGAAAACTTCTCTACCTAACCATCTCAAGGCTTGATATTTGTTACACTGTTCACAAACTAAGCCAGTTTGTATCTGATCCTCGCTCAGGACACATGAATGCTGCCAACATCCTGCTAAGATACCTTAAGCACACAACTGGACAAGGGGTCCTCTTTAAGACCAAATCAGACACATCACTCCATGCTTATGTAGATGCAGATTGGGGTTCATGTTTTGACAGGGGAAAGTCGACAACTGGATATTGTATTTTCTTTGGAAATTCATTGATTTCCTGGAAGGCAAAGAAACAGAAGACAGTTAGTAAATCTTCCGCAGAAGCAGAATATCGAGCTTTATCATTTGTGTCAAGTGAGCTTACTTGGCTGTGA
- the LOC114421217 gene encoding uncharacterized protein LOC114421217: MGNCSSSDSTQVATAKLVLQDGRLQEFSYPVKVSFLLQKYPACFICNSDEMEFGNVVSAIDEDQVLQPGQLYFALPLSRLRHPLQPHEMAALAVKASSALMKTADKCGSRRKQILFSNEYDSNPKRVSPALAAGGGRGRTAAGAGGKGGFAALLSSIPE; this comes from the coding sequence ATGGGAAACTGCAGCTCCTCCGATTCGACTCAGGTTGCCACGGCGAAGCTTGTGCTGCAAGACGGGAGGCTGCAGGAGTTCTCGTACCCGGTTAAGGTTTCGTTCCTCTTGCAGAAGTATCCCGCGTGCTTCATATGCAACTCCGACGAAATGGAATTCGGCAACGTCGTTTCGGCCATCGACGAGGACCAAGTTCTGCAACCCGGTCAGCTCTATTTCGCGCTTCCGTTGAGCCGCTTGAGGCACCCCTTGCAGCCGCACGAGATGGCCGCATTGGCCGTCAAGGCCAGCTCCGCGCTCATGAAAACTGCCGACAAATGCGGCTCTCGCCGGAAACAGATTTTGTTCTCTAACGAATATGACTCTAACCCTAAGCGCGTGTCTCCCGCACTCGCTGCTGGCGGTGGAAGAGGAAGGACCGCCGCTGGTGCCGGTGGTAAGGGGGGATTTGCAGCGTTGTTGAGCTCCATTCCGGAGTAG
- the LOC114421227 gene encoding pentatricopeptide repeat-containing protein At2g29760, chloroplastic-like, whose amino-acid sequence MFSALKLKPASVGSRLFCVGSLQTQINKTIWHQLKSPTHQTLHHLLDQCSSMKRLKLVHAQIILHGLAAQVVTLGKLLSLCVQEGDLRYAHLLFDQIPQPNKFMYNHLIRGYSNSNDPMKSLLLFRQMVSAGSMPNQFTFPFVLKACAAKPFYWEAVIVHAQAIKLGMGPHACVQNAILTAYVACRLILSARQVFDDISDRTIVSWNSMIAGYSKMGFCDEAVLLFQEMLQLGVEADVFTLVSLLSASSKHCNLDLGRLVHLYIVITGVEIDSIVTNALIDMYAKCGHLQFAKHVFDQMLDKDVVSWTSMVNAYANQGLVENAVQIFNHMPVKNVVSWNSIICCLVQEGQYTEAVELFHRMCISGVMPDDATLVSILSCCSNMGDLALGKQAHCYICDNIITVSVTLCNSLIDMYAKCGALQTAVDIFFGMPEKNVVSWNVIIGALALHGFGEEAIEMFKSMQASGLYPDEITFTGLLSACSHSGLVDMGRYYFDIMISTFRISPGVEHYACMVDLLGRGGFLGEAMTLIQKMPIKPDVVVWGALLGACRIYGNLEIAKQIMKQLLELGRFNSGLYVLLSNMYSESQRWDDMKKIRKIMDDSGIKKCRAISFIEIDGCCYQFMVDDKRHCASTGIYSILDQLMDHLKSVGYPCKSSEVEEIYYSSNI is encoded by the coding sequence ATGTTCTCCGCTTTGAAACTGAAACCTGCGAGCGTTGGTTCCCGCCTTTTTTGTGTTGGCTCTCTACAAACACAAATCAACAAAACCATATGGCACCAGTTGAAGTCACCCACTCACCAAACCCTTCACCATCTCTTGGACCAATGTTCCTCCATGAAACGACTCAAGCTTGTCCATGCCCAGATCATTCTCCATGGACTTGCAGCCCAAGTTGTCACACTGGGCAAGCTACTCTCTCTCTGCGTTCAAGAGGGTGATCTCCGTTACGCACACCTTCTGTTCGATCAAATTCCCCAACCCAATAAATTCATGTACAATCATTTAATAAGGGGCTATTCGAATAGTAATGACCCAATGAAATCTTTGTTGCTCTTCCGCCAGATGGTGAGTGCTGGCTCTATGCCAAACCAATTCACCTTCCCCTTTGTCCTTAAAGCTTGTGCTGCCAAACCCTTCTATTGGGAAGCTGTTATTGTTCATGCTCAGGCTATTAAGCTCGGAATGGGGCCTCATGCCTGCGTGCAAAACGCAATTTTGACAGCATATGTTGCTTGTCGTCTCATACTAAGTGCACGGCAAGTGTTTGATGATATTTCTGACAGGACTATTGTCTCGTGGAATTCCATGATTGCTGGGTATTCTAAAATGGGCTTTTGCGATGAAGCCGTTTTGTTGTTTCAAGAAATGCTACAGCTCGGAGTGGAGGCTGATGTGTTCACCTTGGTTAGCTTGCTTTCCGCTTCCTCAAAGCATTGTAATTTGGATTTGGGAAGACTTGTGCATCTTTATATTGTTATTACTGGAGTTGAAATTGATTCAATTGTCACCAATGCCCTCATAGATATGTATGCCAAGTGCGGGCATTTGCAATTTGCTAAACATGTTTTTGATCAAATGCTGGATAAAGATGTTGTTTCTTGGACTAGTATGGTTAATGCTTATGCTAATCAAGGGCTCGTTGAGAATGCTGTGCAAATTTTTAATCACATGCCGGTGAAGAATGTGGTTTCTTGGAATTCAATAATTTGCTGCCTTGTTCAAGAAGGGCAGTACACAGAAGCTGTGGAACTTTTCCACAGGATGTGCATTTCAGGTGTGATGCCTGACGATGCAACTCTTGTTAGCATTCTTTCATGCTGCAGTAACATGGGCGATCTGGCATTGGGAAAACAAGCCCACTGTTATATTTGTGATAATATTATTACAGTGAGTGTGACACTTTGTAACTCCCTAATAGACATGTATGCAAAATGTGGTGCTCTTCAGACTGCCGTTGACATCTTCTTTGGGATGCCTGAGAAGAATGTGGTGTCTTGGAATGTTATTATTGGAGCACTTGCTCTGCATGGTTTTGGAGAAGAGGCAATTGAGATGTTCAAGAGCATGCAAGCTAGTGGACTCTATCCTGATGAGATTACCTTCACAGGGTTACTTTCTGCTTGTAGTCACAGTGGTCTTGTGGACATGGGACGATATTACTTTGACATAATGATTTCTACTTTTAGGATTTCTCCTGGTGTGGAACATTATGCATGCATGGTTGATCTTTTAGGGCGTGGGGGGTTCCTAGGAGAAGCAATGACCCTAATACAAAAGATGCCCATTAAACCAGATGTTGTCGTTTGGGGTGCTTTGCTTGGTGCTTGCAGGATCTATGGGAATCTGGAGATTGCTAAGCAAATCATGAAGCAGTTGCTAGAATTAGGACGATTCAATTCTGGGCTTTATGTGCTTCTCTCAAACATGTATTCAGAATCTCAAAGATGGGATGACATGAAAAAGATCAGGAAAATAATGGATGACAGTGGGATAAAAAAGTGTAGGGCGATTAGCTTCATTGAAATCGATGGCTGTTGCTATCAATTCATggtggatgacaaaaggcattGTGCTTCAACTGGTATATACTCCATATTGGATCAATTAATGGATCATCTAAAGTCTGTAGGATATCCATGTAAATCTTCTGAGGTGGAGGAAATATACTACTCTAGCAATATTTAA